The Manihot esculenta cultivar AM560-2 chromosome 11, M.esculenta_v8, whole genome shotgun sequence genome includes a region encoding these proteins:
- the LOC110626730 gene encoding UDP-glucuronic acid decarboxylase 6 → MATNSSNGEHQTTTKPPPMPSPLRNSKFFQSNMRILVTGGAGFIGSHLVDKLMENEKNEVIVADNYFTGSKDNLKKWIGHPRFELIRHDVTEPLLIEVDQIYHLACPASPIFYKYNPVKTVKTNVIGTLNMLGLAKRVGARILLTSTSEVYGDPLVHPQPESYWGNVNPIGVRSCYDEGKRVAETLMFDYHRQHGIEIRIARIFNTYGPRMNIDDGRVVSNFIAQALRGEPLTVQKPGTQTRSFCYVSDMVNGLIRLMEGEHTGPINIGNPGEFTMIELAENVKELINPAVEIKIVENTPDDPRQRKPDITTAQELLGWEPKVKLRDGLPLMEEDFRQRLGVPKIK, encoded by the exons ATGGCAACCAATTCTTCAAATGGGGAGCACCAAACAACAACAAAGCCACCTCCAATGCCTTCTCCTTTGCGCAACTCCAAGTTTTTTCAG TCCAATATGAGAATTTTGGTTACTGGAGGAGCCGGATTCATTGGATCACATCTGGTTGACAAACTAAtggaaaatgagaaaaatgag GTAATAGTTGCTGATAACTATTTCACTGGATCGAAGGACAATCTTAAGAAATGGATTGGCCATCCAAGATTTGAGCTTATCCGTCATG ATGTCACGGAGCCATTGTTGATTGAGGTTGATCAGATTTACCATCTTGCATGCCCTGCTTCTCccattttctataaatataatCCTGTAAAG ACGGTAAAAACAAATGTGATCGGCACACTGAACATGTTGGGTCTCGCCAAGCGAGTTGGAGCAAG AATTTTGCTTACATCAACTTCAGAGGTATATGGTGATCCTCTAGTGCATCCTCAACCAGAGAGCTACTGGGGCAATGTTAATCCAATTG GGGTTCGGAGCTGCTATGATGAGGGAAAGCGTGTGGCTGAGACCTTGATGTTTGATTATCATAGGCAGCATGGGATAG aAATTCGCATTGCTAGAATTTTTAACACATATGGACCTCGCATGAATATCGATGATGGGCGTGTTGTTAGCAATTTCATTGCTCAAGCACTTCG TGGAGAACCATTGACAGTCCAAAAACCTGGAACTCAAACTCGCAGTTTCTGTTATGTTTCTGACATG GTTAATGGCCTCATTCGACTAATGGAAGGAGAGCACACTGGGCCAATCAACATTGGAAATCCAG GGGAATTCACCATGATTGAACTTGCCGAGAATGTGAAGGAG CTTATCAATCCTGCTGTGGAGATAAAGATAGTGGAGAACACTCCTGATGATCCAAGACAGAGAAAGCCAGATATCACAACGGCACAGGAATTGCTGGGTTGGGAACCAAAAGTCAAGTTGAGGGATGGCCTTCCCCTTATGGAGGAGGACTTCCGTCAGAGGCTTGGAGTCCCcaaaataaaatga
- the LOC122725039 gene encoding uncharacterized protein LOC122725039, giving the protein MTNIDSSCIAVGDIESIVYLFFTCLRAAAIWITSPLRLRSALFTYSNAKSCWEDLASFLGKQPNSVALLQMATFILWHLWNNRNSFIFRKHYLDVNELLRMVKVNFDAAVCRSKRKGSVASLARDSQGRVLAWHYRTVNHIYDLLILECIACRDALLMALHRGFKNIMVERDSLIVIQAANGHIFPLVIQGLIKDIEELGLSFNSISFTYA; this is encoded by the exons ATGACAAATATTGATTCATCTTGCATAGCAGTTGGCGATATTGAGTCAATCGTGTACCTTTTCTTTACATGTCTTAGAGCAGCGGCAATCTGGATAACTTCTCCTCTGAGACTTCGATCAGCTTTGTTCACTTATTCAAATGCAAAATCCTGCTGGGAGGATCTTGCAAGCTTTCTAGGAAAGCAGCCGAATAGTGTGGCTTTGTTACAAATGGCAACCTTTATCCTTTGGCATTTATGGAATAATAGGAATTCATTTATTTTCAGAAAACACTACTTGGACGTGAATGAGCTCTTAAGG ATGGTGAAAGTAAACTTTGATGCTGCAGTTTGTCGGTCTAAAAGGAAAGGATCCGTTGCATCACTTGCTAGAGATTCACAAGGAAGGGTTTTGGCATGGCATTATAGAACGGTGAATCATATTTATGATCTCTTGATCCTTGAATGCATTGCTTGTAGGGATGCTCTTCTTATGGCTCTTCATAGAGGTTTCAAGAACATTATGGTTGAAAGAGATTCCTTGATAGTGATCCAAGCAGCTAATGGTCACATCTTTCCCTTGGTTATTCAAGGGTTGATCAAGGATATTGAGGAACTTGGTCTTTCTTTTAACTCAATCTCCTTTACTTATGCATAA
- the LOC110625486 gene encoding 60S ribosomal protein L3-2, with translation MSHRKFEHPRHGSLGFLPRKRASRHRGKVKAFPKDDPTKPCRLTAFLGYKAGMTHIVREVEKPGSKLHKKETCEAVTIIETPPMLVVGVVGYMKTPRGLRSLNTVWAQHLSEDVRRRFYKNWCKSKKKAFTKYSKKFESEDGKKDIQTQLEKLKKHCSVIRVLAHTQIRKMKGLKQKKAHLMEIQVNGGDVAKKVDFAYSFFEKQIPIDAVFQKDEMIDIIGVTKGKGYEGVVTRWGVTRLPRKTHRGLRKVACIGAWHPARVSFTVARAGQNGYHHRTEMNKKIYKLGKSGQESHTAITEYDRTEKDITPMGGFPHYGVVKEDYLMIKGCCVGPKKRVVTLRQSLLNQTSRVALEEIKLKFIDTSSKFGHGRFQTTQEKSKFYGRVKA, from the exons ATGTCTCATCGCAAGTTTGAACACCCCCGGCATGGTTCTTTGGGATTTCTTCCAAGGAAGAGAGCCTCGCGCCACAGAGGAAAAG TGAAGGCATTCCCCAAAGATGATCCAACAAAACCTTGCAGATTGACTGCTTTTCTGGGTTACAAAGCAGGGATGACCCACATTGTCAGAGAAGTTGAAAAGCCAGGGTCAAAGCTCCATAAGAAAGAAACATGTGAAGCTGTTACTATCATAGAGACACCACCTATGTTGGTGGTTGGGGTTGTGGGTTATATGAAAACACCCCGTGGTCTCCGTTCACTGAACACTGTCTGGGCCCAGCATTTGAGTGAGGATGTGAGGAGGAGATTCTACAAGAACTGGTGCAAGTCCAAGAAGAAGGCATTCACCAAGTACTCTAAAAAGTTTGAATCTGAAGATGGGAAGAAAGATATTCAAACTCAATTGGAGAAACTGAAGAAGCATTGTTCGGTCATTCGAGTCTTGGCGCACACCCAG ATAAGAAAGATGAAAGGGTTGAAGCAGAAGAAAGCCCATCTGATGGAGATTCAAGTAAATGGTGGGGATGTTGCCAAGAAGGTTGACTTTGCCTACAGTTTCTTTGAGAAGCAGATACCTATTGATGCAGTTTTCCAAAAGGATGAGATGATTGATATTATTGGTGTAACCAAGGGTAAGGGATATGAAGGTGTGGTTACTCGTTGGGGTGTGACTCGCCTGCCCCGCAAGACCCATCGTGGTCTAAGGAAGGTTGCATGTATTGGTGCTTGGCATCCAGCTAGGGTGTCATTTACTGTTGCTAGGGCTGGACAGAATGGGTACCATCACCGTACTGAGATGAACAAGAAAATCTACAAGCTTGGGAAGAGTGGCCAAGAGTCTCATACTGCAATTACTGAATATGACAG GACTGAAAAGGATATCACACCAATGGGAGGATTCCCCCATTATGGTGTGGTGAAGGAAGATTATTTGATGATAAAAGGATGCTGCGTGGGACCAAAGAAGAGAGTTGTGACCTTGAGACAATCATTGTTGAACCAGACATCTAGGGTTGCTTTGGAGGAGATTAAGCTCAAGTTTATTGATACATCCTCAAAGTTTGGCCATGGTAGATTCCAGACAACACAGGAGAAGTCCAAGTTCTATGGGCGTGTTAAGGCTTGA